In Theileria equi strain WA chromosome 4 map unlocalized gcontig_1105316255033, whole genome shotgun sequence, the following are encoded in one genomic region:
- a CDS encoding hypothetical protein (encoded by transcript BEWA_012700A) yields the protein MSFNKESEEGVFGELEANLGLCRLPDDEDKDSEEGEKLRANYRHGVGYQEVVLTAEQIKLKDRIEKRRGFKGKREEKKRRDDDAKEKEEEDESDEEFSRVGTILESIKSRKSAREEKVAKRLKV from the exons AAGAGTCAGAGGAAGGTGTGTTCGGCGAGTTAGAGGCGAATTTAGGGCTCTGTAGGCTCCCagatgatgaggataagGACTCTGAAGAAGGTGAAAAGCTGAGGGCGAACTACAG GCACGGAGTTGGATACCAAGAAGTTGTTCTCACCGCAGAACAGATTAAACTCAAGGATCGCATCGAAAAAAGAAGGGGTTTCAAGGGGAAAAGAgaggaaaagaaaaggaggGACGACGATgcaaaggaaaaggaagaagaggacgaaagtgatgaagaattttcAAGAGTGGGAACCATTCTGGAAAGCATAAAATCCAGAAAGAGCGCACGAGAGGAGAAAGTCGCCAAGAGACTAAAGGTCTAG
- a CDS encoding hypothetical protein (encoded by transcript BEWA_012710A) encodes MKMEEVTIKLGVKSKDDGDHPTYNGDESTKGQNIIIKVTVTEEPRGSDFYKYTHEDNGGEKQLFELKEVLDGNSKKIEGIPPDGPDKKVTSVSAYYWRHDKGGPGQTPNKVLLVEVSYSGSGGTKYYVRGTGIDWVETFLGDDLEKTLDEQNCYSNDAVTLDLTKDAYGTEGRSPCCDGHKSHSKVSVTPVPVNHTHHDHPHVGSNNLTVKKYSILGTTLAAIKLADTGEKKKKKRITFSGQPFPMDSVESIYALYSGDNREPKLIYVNSIGDQTNVRGWYQNNGSDGEWTKATDLQGVTPETINDCPNWNNVVGKLKHSNRDLQECKELSESDKQKEQQSQRSEGSDEELRQVSEEKRKKEEQEQSESVTPRGPPLGAPGPAGPAGAGASGTAEGTSDVDGTDGDRGPTGKAGDREPGSDTTHSMILVVINGFSNSNSKMLSFSRKN; translated from the coding sequence ATGAAGATGGAagaagtaaccattaagCTTGGTGTCAAGTCAAAAGATGACGGGGATCATCCTActtataatggagatgagtCTACCAAAGGTCAAAATATTATTATTAAAGTCACAGTAACTGAAGAACCCAGAGGATCTGACTTCTACAAGTATACTCATGAGGATAATGGTGGTGAAAAGCAACTCTTCGAACTAAAGGAAGTATTAGATGGTAATAGTAAAAAAATAGAAGGAATTCCTCCTGATGGACCCGATAAAAAGGTAACTTCAGTTTCTGCTTATTATTGGAGACATGATAAAGGTGGCCCTGGCCAGACACCTAATAAGGTTCTCCTAGTTGAAGTGTCATATAGTGGATCGGGCGGAACCAAGTATTATGTCAGGGGTACAGGTATTGATTGGGTTGAAACATTCCTCGGTGACGATCTCGAGAAAACCCTGGATGAACAAAACTGTTACAGCAACGACGCTGTAACCTTAGATCTTACCAAAGACGCATACGGAACAGAAGGTAGGTCTCCTTGTTGTGATGGTCATAAAAGCCATAGTAAGGTCTCTGTTACTCCTGTACCAGTTAATCATACACATCACGACCACCCACATGTGGGCTCAAACAATCTTACAGTCAAAAAATACTCAATTTTGGGTACAACACTGGCAGCTATCAAGCTTGCCGATACTGgagagaaaaagaaaaagaagcGTATAACATTTTCAGGACAACCATTTCCTATGGATAGCGTAGAAAGCATCTATGCATTATACTCCGGTGACAATCGGGAACCTAAGCTTATATATGTCAACAGTATTGGAGACCAAACTAACGTTAGAGGATGGTACCAAAATAATGGTAGCGATGgagaatggacaaaagcTACTGATCTCCAAGGTGTAACGCCTGAAACAATTAATGACTGTCCAAACTGGAATAATGTTGTTGGTAAACTCAAGCACAGTAACAGAGActtgcaagaatgtaaaGAACTTTCAGAGTCTGACAAACAAAAAGAACAACAATCACAACGTTCTGAAGGttctgatgaagaactaAGACAAGTATCTGAGGAAAAGAGAAAGAAAGAAGAGCAAGAACAATCTGAATCTGTTACTCCTAGAGGACCTCCACTAGGTGCTCCTGGTCCTGCAGGACCTGCTGGAGCTGGTGCTAGTGGTACTGCTGAAGGTACTAGTGATGTTGATGGTACTGATGGTGATAGAGGACCTACTGGTAAAGCTGGTGATAGAGAACCAGGCTCTGATACTACCCATAGCATGATACTTGTGGTAATCAATGGATTTAGCAATTCCAACTCAAAAATGCTGAGCTTCTCGAGGAAAAACTAG
- a CDS encoding conserved hypothetical protein (encoded by transcript BEWA_012720A), which translates to MRCIATICVVFFLVRYSSSEHREGVEDVVLDISDPDSSFVDVFTRRPYGIFSRVYVAKYGYLIASIADRESLLWRQSGSHSCSHAVVTLKDDGSLGSANVYLVDGEGVRMPIYFSKNAGTWTETKEEEFYDKFHQRVLKETLLESIEIDIEKRETCGKYFVTNSPNFPFLVYTPNVGYRISKIFNGMTIWEAKDESERCIYASLYPRYEPKLAYLIVSSWHGQENVYMHKIDYEWVPVQGDEYRNALEKYGLDLSTFDNRVIMNISNIDHTKFQPSIFPVHKRKYSLYIPSPGHTLVKVVDGGVTLWESSDGEYCLHINLSEIEGEYRISYLFVYGPKDGRRVIYAKKKGDLWRFVSRREYYSLFTGLSGGERTCKKSQQKLLVSSFRNKQGLRIATYASRVENAKADIILVHGIRGHFMSEFCASSTEWNYRHFGYDLSPAANPLGYYTAPLEPRNADRYRHFFERLVLHGNLLDVSPRYEYEGSFVEALNRFGYNVYGFDLQSQGFSESVGDLRCHAGDFKDHVHDVLQFVSIVKRGKFDDPSEKWDKSSLYENIPTDRRTFLLGFSMGGNIVLRAVQEFHGNAEKGAKFLDGIIVTSGMLNLDNHITNWKKALSLYTLKVAALAMSEVINPYEEFYNYGGHFEPFLRYHDPLQYTQRITFGALNSLFEACKAVNSSCNMKHYPRNLPTLLIHSKGDDICSINGPRNIVENYFKGNKNVNLVELEGTFHFLSSPESMAGVMPYLLNWLNEQSKVAVGKKTKVQNEF; encoded by the coding sequence ATGAGATGTATAGCAACAATCTGCGTCGTATTCTTCCTTGTGCGATACAGCTCATCCGAGCACAGGGAAGGAGTAGAGGACGTAGTTCTCGATATCTCGGATCCGGATTCGTCCTTCGTTGACGTTTTTACGAGGAGGCCTTATGGGATCTTTTCTAGGGTTTATGTCGCAAAATATGGTTATTTAATCGCTTCCATCGCGGATAGAGAGAGTCTCCTGTGGAGACAGTCCGGCAGTCATTCCTGTAGTCACGCCGTTGTAACTCTGAAAGACGATGGGTCGCTAGGCTCTGCCAATGTTTACCTTGTGGATGGCGAGGGTGTAAGGATGCCCATCTACTTTTCCAAGAATGCTGGAACATGGACAGAgacaaaggaagaagagttttacGACAAATTCCACCAGAGGGTATTAAAGGAGACGCTTCTTGAGTCCATTGAGATTGACATTGAAAAGAGGGAAACATGCGGCAAGTACTTTGTCACAAACTCTCCCAactttccattccttgtctACACTCCAAACGTCGGTTATCGCATATCGAAAATCTTCAACGGCATGACAATTTGGGAAGCAAAGGATGAAAGTGAGAGATGCATCTACGCATCCCTGTACCCAAGATATGAGCCGAAACTGGCGTATCTCATCGTCTCTAGTTGGCACGGACAAGAGAATGTGTACATGCACAAAATAGACTACGAATGGGTGCCCGTACAAGGTGATGAATACAGAAATGCTTTGGAGAAATATGGACTGGATCTGTCCACATTTGACAATAGGGTGATAATGAATATCTCCAACATTGACCATACGAAATTCCAGCCCTCGATTTTCCCCGTCCACAAGCGCAAATATTCCCTGTACATACCGTCCCCGGGGCATACACTCGTAAAGGTGGTGGATGGCGGAGTCACTCTTTGGGAGTCGTCCGATGGAGAATATTGTTTGCACATTAACCTTTCTGAAATCGAGGGAGAGTACCGTATTTCCTACCTCTTTGTATACGGTCCTAAAGACGGACGTAGGGTCATATACGCCAAAAAGAAGGGTGACTTGTGGAGGTTTGTAAGCAGGCGTGAATACTATTCTCTTTTTACTGGACTGAGCGGTGGTGAACGCACTTGCAAGAAGAGTCAACAAAAGCTCCTTGTAAGCAGTTTTAGGAATAAGCAAGGCCTACGGATTGCTACCTATGCCTCCAGAGTGGAGAATGCCAAAGCAGACATTATTCTCGTCCATGGAATTCGCGGACACTTTATGTCTGAGTTTTGTGCTTCGAGTACGGAGTGGAATTATAGACACTTTGGATACGACCTCTCTCCAGCCGCTAATCCTCTGGGTTATTATACAGCTCCTTTGGAGCCTCGTAATGCGGATAGGTATAGGCACTTTTTCGAGCGCCTGGTTCTACATGGGAATCTCTTGGACGTTTCGCCCAGATACGAATATGAAGGTAGCTTTGTAGAGGCTCTAAACAGATTTGGCTACAATGTCTACGGATTTGACCTGCAGTCTCAGGGTTTCTCTGAGTCGGTCGGAGATCTCAGATGCCACGCAGGAGATTTTAAAGACCATGTGCATGACGTCCTACAGTTTGTCAGTATCGTCAAGAGGGGCAAGTTTGATGACCCCTCTGAAAAGTGGGACAAGAGTAGCCTCTACGAGAACATTCCCACGGATAGAAGGACATTCTTGCTAGGATTTTCAATGGGAGGAAACATTGTTCTTCGGGCTGTGCAAGAGTTTCACGGTAATGCTGAGAAGGGAGCCAAATTCCTGGACGGTATCATCGTCACCTCTGGAATGCTAAACCTCGACAACCACATTACCAACTGGAAGAAGGCGCTCTCTTTATATACTCTAAAAGTGGCGGCATTGGCCATGTCAGAAGTTATTAATCCGTATGAAGAATTTTACAATTATGGCGGACACTTTGAACCGTTCCTAAGGTACCATGACCCTTTGCAATACACACAGAGAATCACATTTGGTGCACTCAATTCTCTCTTTGAAGCTTGTAAAGCTGTAAATAGTAGTTGCAACATGAAGCACTATCCGAGAAACCTACCAACGCTCCTCATTCACTCAAAAGGAGACGATATATGCAGCATCAATGGACCTAGAAACATTGTAGAAAACTATTTCAAGGGTAACAAGAATGTGAATCTCGTAGAACTTGAGGGCACGTTTCACTTTTTAAGCTCTCCAGAGTCCATGGCAGGTGTAATGCCATACCTGCTGAATTGGCTAAATGAACAGTCAAAGGTGGCTGTCGGTAAAAAGACAAAAGTACAGAATGAATTTTGA
- a CDS encoding signal peptide containing protein (encoded by transcript BEWA_012730A), with protein MVTSRHILFLSLVLPGIWAGSVKHPVISLDIGRKDPYNSDNHEVKVEKCERDGQVFYHHALDMPSKLSEITVDGHYIHADLFPFRDELVLSSLVYWRYDKPDMLTLNLENSQVFLWNNGNGRLVPKASTLDDFGATKKGGSITIDIAKDKRYVTNGNAINVVTVENEDLKGFMIYRHTARPFIARKIVDGRNEIDITVGSELLNIYVYKWNKIPLLLDFELVTDQNVTFAYIDNKWTPVKIPKRNDPKRRSYIAELVEYVACRMGRSVFIDIGVISHRGKYSGKCRFPNMKTVNGATINTEITSRHYSELKGYVATLHVTSPVTSFHLKYVVRGKNNIDIDILTKPIRGVMFLTRAESSGLLSKVYDMFSTDFNANVIVMLTNVFEYFIEVKEFQYVKFAESNKELKTVEELEYIPNEVIIWKDGKRVGTINS; from the coding sequence ATGGTGACAAGTCGCCATATCTTGTTTTTATCTCTTGTGTTGCCCGGTATTTGGGCTGGTAGTGTCAAACACCCCGTGATAAGTCTAGACATTGGAAGAAAGGACCCTTACAACAGTGACAATCACGAGGTTAAAGTGGAAAAATGTGAAAGAGACGGTCAAGTGTTCTACCATCACGCCCTGGACATGCCCTCGAAGCTCTCAGAAATTACGGTAGATGGACACTACATTCATGCTGATCTATTCCCCTTTAGAGACGAACTGGTTCTCTCCTCCCTGGTATACTGGAGGTACGACAAGCCAGATATGCTGACTCTGAACCTGGAAAACTCCCAGGTGTTTCTGTGGAACAACGGGAATGGACGATTGGTCCCAAAGGCATCCACTCTTGATGACTTTGGTGCCACCAAAAAGGGAGGCAGCATCACAATAGACATTGCCAAGGACAAGAGGTACGTCACTAACGGCAACGCCATCAATGTCGTTACCGTGGAGAACGAGGACCTGAAGGGCTTTATGATCTACCGTCACACGGCTCGACCCTTTATTGCTAGAAAGATCGTGGATGGAAGAAACGAAATCGACATTACTGTGGGCTCAGAACTGCTCAACATTTACGTTTACAAGTGGAACAAAATCCCTCTACTGCTGGATTTCGAGTTGGTGACTGACCAGAATGTGACCTTTGCGTACATTGACAACAAGTGGACGCCTGTAAAGATACCAAAACGCAATGACCCCAAGAGGAGGTCGTACATTGCAGAGCTAGTAGAATACGTAGCTTGCAGAATGGGTCGTAGTGTTTTTATCGATATTGGAGTGATAAGTCACAGGGGTAAATACAGTGGAAAGTGCCGATTTCCGAACATGAAAACAGTAAATGGTGCTACTATAAATACAGAAATCACATCACGTCACTATTCAGAACTCAAGGGTTATGTAGCTACGCTGCATGTTACATCACCAGTCACTTCGTTCCACCTCAAATACGTCGTGCGTGGTAAAAACAACATTGATATAGACATACTAACGAAACCAATAAGGGGTGTTATGTTTCTCACTAGGGCAGAATCATCAGGATTGCTCTCTAAAGTCTACGATATGTTTTCGACGGACTTCAACGCAAACGTCATTGTTATGCTGACAAACGTTTTCGAATACTTTATAGAGGTAAAAGAGTTCCAATACGTCAAGTTTGCAGAATCCAACAAAGAACTCAAGACAGTAGAAGAACTTGAATATATTCCGAACGAGGTAATCATCTGGAAAGACGGAAAACGTGTTGGCACCATTAATAGTTAA
- a CDS encoding ABC transporter, ATP-binding protein domain containing protein (encoded by transcript BEWA_012740A) has protein sequence MEEEHTPPEENYHFWESEVELVRKRSFTHDGKGFRYFDDKGVFNFVFFGWMYGWIKETSKRYLDSYMLHPLPLADQAVIWQPILSRHISDGIASLEAYEALGKDERKKAPKPIKYILCRAMILTFWKRLLTIFVGVVVMNAVGMSVAIILHRFLGLLSDREFRFFTFLSLALSIILMELTKVIGMDHINFYVKRLAFIIYSSIRVSLFQHGLCYRRSRFSNFSDNPNSCKSAIHFCSGKNACTDNPLLCPARRYKNNEVTPKMYTLILNDPYFISLFVECFTGFIDFLTSFTYGLILISSQFNMKAFTILIVSLSLVVGMIFMEILNGFLLKYYFGVRDNRIAKSEEVVSALDLIGRMALDDVAHDAITEARNDELHFVFARSFISLVNKVLFTVIICVDIIILVNDFVGQVKDATNVKTIDPSGLLASIFVIMKIIGPLYLLPFKLKSFVTSMTSFLRVERFLRTCSPNFYLPDNRFTGRNPLPEVQPGKYKALPKGLVVMFKKASFAWVNSRKDLLDHTGTTYLRDLDFVLNSGDLAIVTGAQGSGKSNFVKAVLGDMTLVEGSMAVLPLSTNMPIFYASQDIWLQKGTIRANITFGHIFDEDVYMTVIKAVELEHDISTWKGGDMRTISECGYSLSGGQRMRVGLARAIYAYLIFSKTSREENNAKCSFLVVLDDCFTGLDPFVAKTIFKNLFENGKGLLAKGDVSTVLTISRNMLDACVSSEVLGVFPDAPIYTLRNETLVHENMLSSFIKNEIGNLEPPRPSSDRANLYASRKILKMCNSDDYTRDGRRRSTGSRYSDSPTLQEMQDEKDSGSKSFMPYKTYFRATGWPIMLFFILTFTFSTLDNTKFVIISKVSDSILDYTKKHEDAVVSLEEIKEYASRALKWIIILSVSVMTGALFRIFVMTKASFNASRRIHEYCINSLFKNNSAVLKIKKSLSSIQTFLYMDSFLIDNSIGYFIHETFVLLIESNVYLITLIFLMPWSTPIAIALCFILKTIVSCYIKSGKNLALAHLEVFNQIDSTVESASSGLSIYRSFKKEWELVHEMIENADYDSRCKYFANSATTWTSITFRTLFSPLALFILVFPLVRSRWTGTEVQVGYYAMAYSIFLSLNNSLVNLLRLYFHIQLCLVPMRRFENFIPPNTPLKFLKKKDINRTDIVVNSGSSIGDKIADEGIKDTLRKRRRSEHAKRRAVHCTSLKMLFFKHKVNVLDVSRYVVPGHVRVELRDVSVFITSKDSKEKYAILKNVTCSANTSDIIGVIGRTGAGKSTLLSVLQNLAINREGTVLLDGCDLNDMPKNVTRQIIGVLPQLPFVFRGWTVRRFIDPRMLFDDIDIEMALEHCGLIKFVKNIPGGKGLDTIIIPDHYHKDMPRYYKRVYYGPTLKPHDSPSADNVNIDHGMVLSNSQLRTLSVARLVLYREFFKVLLIDEPPEDESGASKTADIPIYELIKTHFRHCTTFIAAHDTSVLRLCTSVWAFNDGSLIRTYKTEDIADSESLSKIIEDSISGKN, from the coding sequence atggaggaagagCACACTCCTCCGGAGGAGAACTACCACTTTTGGGAGAGCGAGGTGGAGCTGGTCAGAAAGAGGTCCTTCACACACGACGGAAAAGGGTTTCGCTACTTTGACGACAAGGGCGTCTTCAACTTTGTGTTTTTTGGCTGGATGTACGGGTGGATTAAGGAAACGTCAAAGCGATACCTGGACTCGTACATGCTCCACCCACTCCCCCTGGCCGACCAGGCGGTCATTTGGCAGCCCATCTTATCCAGGCACATTAGCGATGGGATAGCGAGTCTGGAGGCCTATGAAGCTCTAGGAAAAGATGAGAGGAAGAAAGCCCCAAAACCCATAAAGTACATCCTCTGCAGAGCCATGATACTGACGTTTTGGAAGAGGCTGCTCACCATATTTGTTGGCGTTGTTGTGATGAATGCGGTTGGCATGAGCGTGGCGATCATACTTCACAGATTTCTCGGGCTTCTGTCCGACAGAGAGTTTAGGTTTTTTACATTCCTGTCCCTTGCACTCTCCATTATCCTCATGGAATTGACAAAGGTAATCGGCATGGACCACATCAACTTTTATGTAAAGAGGCTCGCATTTATAAtctactcttccattcGGGTTTCACTCTTTCAACATGGTTTGTGCTATCGGCGTAGCAGATTTAGCAACTTTTCCGATAACCCAAACTCTTGCAAAAGCGCCATTCATTTCTGTTCAGGAAAAAATGCATGTACGGATAACCCACTGCTATGCCCAGCGAGGCGCTATAAAAACAACGAGGTTACCCCGAAAATGTACACTTTGATTCTCAATGACCCGTACTTTATTTCATTATTCGTTGAATGCTTCACCGGGTTCATTGATTTTCTCACATCCTTCACCTATGGACTCATCCTTATCAGCAGTCAGTTTAACATGAAGGCGTTTACTATTCTAATAGTTTCACTCTCCTTGGTTGTTGGTATGATCTTTATGGAGATTTTAAACGGCTTCCTTCTAAAGTACTACTTTGGAGTTAGGGATAATAGAATTGCCAAGTCCGAGGAGGTTGTCTCAGCCCTAGATCTCATTGGCAGAATGGCGCTCGACGACGTTGCTCATGACGCCATTACGGAGGCtagaaatgatgaattgCATTTTGTATTTGCCCGTTCCTTCATATCACTCGTCAACAAGGTGCTATTCACCGTAATCATTTGCGTGGATATCATTATTCTCGTAAACGACTTTGTCGGACAAGTCAAGGATGCCACTAATGTCAAGACTATTGACCCTTCTGGACTGCTTGCATCCATCTTTGTCATCATGAAGATCATCGGCCCATTGTATCTACTCCCATTCAAGCTAAAATCCTTTGTAACTAGCATGACCTCATTCCTGAGGGTGGAACGTTTCTTGAGAActtgttctccaaacttttacCTTCCTGATAATAGGTTTACCGGGAGGAATCCTTTGCCAGAGGTACAACCTGGCAAGTATAAGGCACTGCCAAAGGGTCTGGTTGTAATGTTCAAGAAGGCCTCCTTTGCGTGGGTCAATAGCAGGAAGGATCTTTTAGACCACACTGGTACCACATATCTGAGAGaccttgactttgtcctcaaCTCTGGTGACCTTGCCATTGTAACTGGTGCTCAAGGTTCTGGTAAGAGtaactttgtcaaggcGGTTcttggtgacatgactTTGGtagaaggatcaatggctgTATTGCCTCTCTCTACTaacatgccaatatttTATGCTTCTCAAGACATATGGCTtcaaaagggtaccatcAGGGCTAACATTACCTTTGGTCACatatttgatgaggatgtcTACATGACTGTCATCAAGGCAGTTGAGCTGGAGCACGACATTTCCACTTGGAAAGGAGGTGACATGCGTACTATTTCTGAATGTGGTTATTCTCTCAGTGGAGGTCAGAGAATGAGAGTTGGACTTGCTCGTGCCATCTATGCCTAcctcatctttagcaaGACTAGCAGAGAAGAGAATAATGCCAAGTGTTCCTTCTTGGTAGTATTGGATGACTGTTTTACTGGTCTAGATCCATTCGTGGCGAAGACAATCTTCAAGAACTTGTttgagaatggaaaaggcTTGCTGGCAAAGGGTGATGTATCTACGGTACTTACCATTTCTAGGAATATGTTGGATGCTTGTGTATCATCTGAAGTTTTAGGTGTGTTCCCGGACGCCCCAATATACACATTGAGGAATGAGACTCTTGTGCATGAGAACATGCTAAGCTCTTTCATAAAGAATGAGATTGGTAATCTTGAACCTCCGAGACCTTCTAGTGATAGGGCAAATCTATATGCATCGCGTaaaattctgaaaatgTGCAACTCAGATGATTACACACGTGACGGACGAAGAAGGTCAACGGGATCCAGATACTCTGATTCTCCAACACTTCAAGAGATGcaagatgaaaaggatagCGGAAGTAAGAGCTTTATGCCATATAAAACCTACTTCCGGGCAACGGGTTGGCCCATTATGCTCTTTTTCATCCTTACATTCACCTTCTCAACCTTGGATAACACAAAGTTTGTCATTATCTCCAAGGTATCCGACTCCATCCTTGATTACACAAAGAAGCATGAAGATGCGGTAGTTTCACTTGAAGAGATTAAAGAATATGCATCAAGGGCTCTCAAGTGGATCATTATTCTTTCTGTATCTGTCATGACTGGAGCTTTATTCCGCATATTTGTAATGACAAAGGCATCTTTTAATGCATCACGCAGAATTCATGAGTACTGTATCAACTCTCTGTTTAAAAACAACTCTGCTGTGTTGAAGATCAAGAAGTCTTTGAGTAGCATTCAGACCTTTTTGTACATGGACAGCTTTCTCATTGATAACTCCATAGGTTATTTTATTCACGAGACCTTTGTACTACTTATCGAATCAAATGTCTATCTTATAACACTCATATTCTTGATGCCGTGGTCCACTCCAATTGCCATTGCACTATGCTTCATACTCAAGACCATTGTCTCTTGCTATATCAAATCGGGTAAAAACTTGGCACTAGCTCACTTGGAGGTATTCAACCAAATTGATTCAACCGTAGAATCTGCAAGCTCTGGATTATCCATATATCGCAGTtttaaaaaggaatgggaatTGGTACATGAAATGATTGAGAATGCAGATTATGATTCCAGGTGCAAGTACTTTGCAAACTCTGCCACAACTTGGACGTCCATCACATTCAGAACTCTCTTTTCTCCATTGGCGCTATTCATTCTTGTCTTCCCTCTTGTACGCTCGCGCTGGACTGGAACTGAGGTGCAAGTGGGTTATTATGCAATGGCCTATTCCATCTTCCTTAGCTTAAATAATTCACTTGTGAACCTGTTGAGGCTTTATTTCCATATCCAACTCTGCTTGGTTCCCATGAGGAGGTTCGAGAATtttattcctccaaatACTCCACtcaagtttttaaagaagaaggataTTAACAGAACTGACATAGTCGTTAATTCAGGGTCGAGCATAGGCGACAAGATAGCAGATGAAGGTATTAAGGATACCCTTCGCAAAAGGCGACGCAGTGAGCATGCCAAGAGAAGAGCTGTTCATTGCACTAGTCTCAAGATGCTCTTTTTTAAGCACAAGGTTAATGTGCTGGATGTCTCCAGGTATGTAGTTCCAGGTCATGTCAGAGTAGAGCTAAGGGACGTCAGTGTATTCATAACCTCCAAGGATTCAAAGGAAAAGTACGCCATTCTCAAGAATGTGACATGCTCGGCTAATACCTCGGACATTATTGGAGTCATTGGCAGAACTGGTGCAGGAAAGTCTACCCTATTGTCAGTACTTCAAAACCTTGCCATAAACAGGGAAGGAACTGTTCTGCTTGATGGCTGCGATTTAaatgatatgccaaagaatgtgactAGGCAGATTATAGGTGTTTTACCTCAACTGCCCTTCGTATTCAGGGGGTGGACTGTTCGCAGATTTATTGACCCTAGAATGCTATTTGATGACATTGACATTGAAATGGCCTTGGAGCACTGCGGCTTGATCAAGTTTGTCAAGAACATTCCAGGTGGCAAGGGCCTCGATACCATCATCATACCTGACCATTACCAcaaggatatgccaaggtATTACAAGAGGGTATACTATGGGCCCACTCTGAAACCGCACGACTCGCCTTCAGCAGACAATGTGAACATTGACCATGGCATGGTGCTTTCAAACTCACAGTTACGTACACTATCAGTGGCGAGACTAGTGCTCTACAGGgaattcttcaaggttCTCCTGATTGATGagcctccagaggatgaatcaGGGGCGTCTAAAACTGCCGACATCCCAATTTATGAACTCATCAAGACCCACTTTCGGCATTGTACCACATTCATTGCAGCTCATGATACAAGTGTATTACGTCTATGCACTTCAGTCTGGGCCTTTAATGACGGCTCCCTTATTAGGACCTACAAGACTGAGGACATTGCAGACAGTGAGTCACTGTCAAAGATTATAGAAGATTCTATCTCAGGAAAAAATTAA